From the genome of Syntrophales bacterium:
GCAAGCATGGAAAACGAAAGACACTTTGCCAGATTTTTGCCATTTCCGCGCTGATAATCCATTATCCTTTTATTGGCGCTGATGCACATGTGGTGGGAATGGTTATTCTTTATATCGCTTTGGCCCTTTCAATAATTTCCGGGGTGGATTACTTTTTCAAGTTTTACGAAACGGTGTTCAAAAACAGAAGCTGAAAACCGGGAATGTTTGTGATTGTTTCCCAATTGGCGTTGGATTCATTGGGGATCTGCCTGAAGGCGGAAAGCAAAGAGCAGGCGGTTTTGAAACAATATTATAGACAGAGCGATTATTTTATTGACAAACAAATTTTATTTGATATATTCCGCCGCACCCAAACACTGAGCGGGCGTAACTCAGCGGTAGAGTGCCACCTTGCCAAGGTGGACGTCGACGGTTCGAACCCGTTCGCCCGCTCCATTTTTTTGTCTAAACGGCGGCATAGCCAAGTGGTAAGGCAGCGGTCTGCAAAACCGTTATTCCCCGGTTCAAGTCCGGGTGCCGCCTCCAGAATCCCAAGGTGCGATCGAAAATTTTCGTCTTCGCCATTTTTTCCTTTACAATCCAACCTATCCGGAAGAGAAACATGGGCTTTTTGATCGGTCCGTGCGGGTGTAAGCAAGCTTTGCAGTTTGAAGTATTTTATGGATGTAAATTCGTAATGCAATATTATAATTAACAGAAATTGAAGGAGAAAATATGAAAATTCAGGTTATCGAAGGCCGTTTAGCCACGCATAATACCGAAGCCGCCGTCTTTGTGTATTTTGAAGATGAATCGCTGCCCGCAGGCGCCACTTCTTTTCTCGACGAAAGCCTGGGAAGGGAGATTCAGGATATTATCGGCCTAGGGGATTTCAAAGGGAAATTCAACGAAATAACCGTTGCCTACACGCACGACAACGTTTCGGTAAAACGTATTGTGAGCGTCGGGTTGGGCAAGAGGACAGACTTTTCACTCGAACGGCTGCGAGGGGCCTTTGCCAAAGCGGCGCAGCATATACGATCCATAAACGTGACCGAGTTTTCAACGGCGCTGGCTTTTGACGACTTAAGAATGCCAACGGATGCCGCAGCCGAGGGTGTTACCGAAGGCGTTATCCTTGGCCTTTATCGGTATCTGCCGTTCAAAACTGTTGACCGTAAGGACGAGCAGAAGATCGCTTCCTTTAAAATTTTTATAAATAAGGGAGACTTAAAAACCGTACGCGCCGCCGTTAAGAGAGCAGAGATCATTGCCAATGCGGTTAATTTTGCCCGCGATCTTGTTTCTGCGCCTGGCAACGAGATGACTCCAACCGATCTGGCCAACGCGGCTCAGGAAAATCTGAAAGGAAAAAACATCAGTTTTTCCGTGCTCAATGAGGCCAAAATGAGGAAACTGGGGATGAACGCCCTGCTTGGCGTTGCCAGTGGAAGTCACCAGCCGCCGAAGATGATTGTTGCTGAATACCGCGGCGGCAAGAAGTCCGAGCTGCCGCTTGCCCTCGTCGGCAAGGGGATTACCTTTGACAGCGGGGGAATTTCAATCAAGCCTTCGGAAAATCTGGATCGGATGAAGACGGACATGGCCGGTGGCGCCGCGGTAATTGCGACCATTCGCGCTGCCTCGGAACTTTCGCTGCCGCTTAATCTCATCGGGATAGTTCCCGCTACGGAGAACCTGCCGGGCGGAAAAGCCTATAAACCGGGGGATATCCTCCGCTCTCTTTCCGGACAGACGATAGAAGTGGTAAATACCGATGCCGAGGGAAGGGTTATTCTGGCTGATGCGCTTACCTATGCCAGCCGTTTCAAGCCAGCCGCGATCATTGATTTGGCTACCCTTACGGGGGCCTGTATCGTCGCCTTGGGAGACGAAGTCATCGGCATGATGGGAACAGATGCTGAACTTAAAGGCCTAATCAAGGAGGCCGCTGCTGTAACAGGAGAAAAGGTTTGGGAATTGCCCCTCGGGGAGCAGTACGACGAGATGATTAAGAGCGATGTTGCTGATTATAAAAACTCCGGTGGCCGAACGGGGGGCGCGATCACCGCCGCCACATTCTTAGGCAAGTTTGTCGGGGGCGGTAAGTGGGTTCATCTCGATATCGCCGGCCCCTCCTGGTTTGAAAAAGCCAAGCCGTACATTCCCAAGGGCGCCTCGGGCATCGGGGTTCGTCTGCTGGTTCAATTGCTGAGAAACATGACCACTGAAAAACAGTAGCTGTTTTTTTAATCTATGACCGAAGCCGAAACAATTCTGGAAATACGAGAGCTTTCCTCGCATTTTGAAACCGAACGGGGCATTGTCAGGGCTGTTGACGAGGTGAGCCTGAAAATCGGGGCCGGACAGACGGTCGCGGTAGTTGGGGAGTCAGGGTGCGGGAAAACGGTTCTGGCCCTCTCCATCCTGAGGCTATTGCCGTCACCCCCGGGCCGAATTGCCGGCGGAGAGGTTCTTTTGCAGGGCATCAACCTTCTTGACCTTTCTGAAGACGAGATGAGAAAGGTCAGGGGGCGCGATATTTCGATGATCTTTCAGGAACCGATGACCTCGCTGAACCCGGTTTTTCCGATCGGCGAGCAGATTGCCGAGGTATTCCGACTGCACCAGGAAATGGGCAGAAGAGAAGCTCATATGAACAGTGTCGATATGCTGCGGCTGGTCGGGATTCCCTCCCCGGAAAAGAGGGTGAGTGACTACCCTCATCAGATGAGCGGAGGGATGAGACAGCGGGTGATGATTGCCATCGCGATGGCGTGCAGTCCCCGGGTCATGCTGGCAGATGAACCTACGACCGCGCTTGACGTCACCATTCAGGCCCAGATAATCGAACTTATTCTTTCCCTGCAGCAGCGAACCGGGACATCCGTCCTGCTTATCACCCATGACTTGGGAGTTGTCTCCGAGGCGGCCGATTTTGCCTTTGTCATGTATGCTGGCCGCATAGTGGAGAGCGCTCCGGCAAAGGAGCTGTTAATTTCTCCGCTGCACCCCTACACAAACGGGCTGATAAATTCTCTTCCCGGCAGAAAGGCTGCTTTAGGCAGAGACATCTTCCTTAAGGCGATTCCCGGGATGGTTCCTCCCCTTTATGACCTGCCGTCCGGTTGTCGCTTCCAGGGACGCTGCGCAGAGGCGCTGCCGATTTGTCGTGAAGAGGAACCCCTGCTTAAGGAAGTTGCCCCCGGGCGTTCGTGCCGATGCTGGAGGCATTAGCAAAAACTGATGAATCAGAAACTTCTCGAAATAATTGAATTAAAAAAGAGTTTCGGCGCCCGCAGCGGATTTTTTCAGGGGAACGATAACATCGTGCGCGCGGTTGATGGCGTCACTCTTCAGGTAAAACGGGCAGAAACTCTGGGGCTGGTCGGGGAGTCCGGATGCGGAAAATCGACACTGGCCCGCCTGATCGTCCGTCTGGATGAGCCGACAGAGGGTTCAATATTATTCGACAATGAGGACATCTTTAAATTAAAAGGGGCAAGGCTGAAGGAATACCGCCGCAGCGTGCAGATGATCTTCCAGGATCCCTATTCCTCGTTAAATCCGCGTCGAACAGCGGGAGACATCATTGAGGAGCCGCTGAAAATTCACAATCTTTCGGCGAAGGGAGAGGGGGGAAGGAAGCTCAGGGAAATGGCGCAGCTTGTTGGTCTCAATGAGGAGCAATTGAAGAGGTATCCACATGAGTTCAGCGGCGGACAGAGGCAAAGAATCGGGATTGCCCGCGCGCTTATTCTCCGGCCGCGATTGATTATAGCCGATGAACCGGTTTCATCCCTTGATTTGTCCGTCCAGGCGCAGATACTCAATCTCCTTAAAAGCCTTCAGAATGACTTAGAGCTTACCTATCTGTTTATTACCCACGATTTTGGGGTAGTTCAGCATATGAGCGACCGGATTGCCGTCATGTATCTTGGTAAAATTGTCGAACTGGGAGCAACGGCGCAGGTCTGCGAAGCGCCGGTTCATCCTTATACACAGGCCCTTATTTCCGCCGTGCCGGAAATAGACCCGGCAAAAAATATAAAAAAAAGCGCAGCAACTGCTGATTTTGACTCTACACATATTTATTCGAACGGCTGCTCATTCTTTCCCCGCTGCCCCTGCCGGGAAGATATTTGTGCGAAGCAGTCGCCAATTCTGGAAGAGTGTGGCCCAGAACATCGGGCGGCGTGCCATAAAACCGATAAAAAAAAGCTTGCATTTGCAAAAAAACGATGTTAGCACCGATCACCGCCCAGAGTACATATTCACAAAGGATGTACTTTAAATTAAGTGGTGGGAACAGGTAAAAGTTGGGAACTCATATCTTCCAGAATGTGTTAGGCAGAAAATCAGGCCGCCGCCAATTCAGAGATAATTTCTGAATGAAGGTGGTTTTTTGCTTTTTTGGGGGTATGAAAAACAACGTAGCTAATCTTTTTGAAAGGGGGAACAAAAATTGGCAGAAGGAAAAGTGAAGTGGTTCAACGAAAAGAAGGGGTTTGGCTTTATCGAAAATGACGAGGGCGGGGATGTTTTTGTGCATTTCAGCGCTATAACAGGCGACGGGTTTAAAACCCTTTATGAAGGGCAGAGAATCAGCTTCGACATTGAGCAGGGTAAAAAAGGCCCTGCCGCGGTAAACGTGAAACCGTTATAAGGCAATTATTTAACAGTTTACATCCCGGCCGTGTTATGCGGTCGGGATTTTTTTTAGGTGCGTCAAGTGGTCTTTTCTGAGGCAAATCTCAATAAATTCAGGGATAGGCATAATCTGCTTGTCGTATTGGGGCCAACCGCCTCGGGCAAGACTAAGCTCGCCGTGGGCCTGGCAAGAGTCATCGGGGGAGAAATTATTTCCGCTGATTCCCGGCAGGTTTATCGCGGACTGGATATAGGAACGGGAAAGGACCTTGCCGACTATACGGGTGAGGGGGGTGTGGTTCCGGTTCATCTGCTGGATATCATCGACCCGGATGAGGAGTTCAGTGTCTTTGCCTTTCAGAAGCAATTCGCCGGAGTTTTTCAGGAAATCTCCCGGCGCGGCGCCTTTCCGCTCATGGCCGGCGGCACGGGGCTGTATCTGGATTCAATATTGCGCGGATACCAGATGGAAGAGGTGCCTGACAATAAGCAGATGCGCGAAACACTGCTTCATGAGGACATGGATTCACTGCGCGCGCGCCTGGAGTTGCTCAATCCCCATTTACATAACAAAACGGATCTTCTTGAGAGAGAAAGGGCGTTAAGGGCTATTGAAATCGCACTTTTTCAGCATGGGGAAGCGGGACGGCATTCGGATTTTGCCCACCTGTCACCCTTTGTGATCGGCATTCATCCCCAAAGGGAGGAACTGCGCCGGCAAATAACTGTCCGTCTCAGGGAACGTCTCGATGCGGGAATGATCGAAGAGGTGCGCCGCCTTCATGCAAACGGCGTCGGATGGGAACGCCTCGCTGCCCTCGGGCTGGAATATCGCTACGTCGCTCTTTATTTGCGGGGAGAAATCTGTCTTTCTGATATGACAGCCCTTCTCAATACCAGAATTCACCAGTTCGCCAAGAGACAGGAAACATGGTTCCGGAAAATGGAAAAAAACGGCGTTCGCATTAACTGGCTCAATCGCCCCGATGTAGAGGCGGCGCTTTCCTTGATGATGAACGAGGGCGATGATTAAACTCTCAAAAGCGGACAAATATCTGCAAAAATACTCAATCCTCAGGGACAGGCATATCTTTGCCCAAACACAAGAAGGGATGGAAAACGCCGTTGTGATCCCGGTGCTGGAAGAGCGGGATTCGCTTTTTCAAACGCTTGCCTCCCTTGCGAAAAATCCCTCGGCCGATCTCGGCAGTACAGTGGTGATCTGCGTCGTCAACAATCACCGTCCCTCTCTTGCCGGCAGCAAGGCAGTCGCCGATAATCAGGAAACGCTCGCCATTCTTCGATGCTTGGTAAAAAAGGAAAGTGTTTCAGTATCTTCTAATATGAACATTAAAGATGATTGTGATGTTATTGTGAAGAGCGAACTGCGGCTGGCGGCAATCGACGCCTCCTCTCCGGGGATGGAGATTCCGGAGAGCGACGGCGGGGTCGGCGCCGCGAGAAAGATTGGCATGGATGCCGCGTTGATGATTCTAACTGCTCAGTCGCGGGGATCAGGGATCATCTCCTGCCTGGATGCCGATACATTTGTGGAAGAGAACTATCTCTCGGCAATTGCTTCTTTTTTCCAGAAGAATAATTGCCCGGCGGCG
Proteins encoded in this window:
- the miaA gene encoding tRNA (adenosine(37)-N6)-dimethylallyltransferase MiaA; its protein translation is MVFSEANLNKFRDRHNLLVVLGPTASGKTKLAVGLARVIGGEIISADSRQVYRGLDIGTGKDLADYTGEGGVVPVHLLDIIDPDEEFSVFAFQKQFAGVFQEISRRGAFPLMAGGTGLYLDSILRGYQMEEVPDNKQMRETLLHEDMDSLRARLELLNPHLHNKTDLLERERALRAIEIALFQHGEAGRHSDFAHLSPFVIGIHPQREELRRQITVRLRERLDAGMIEEVRRLHANGVGWERLAALGLEYRYVALYLRGEICLSDMTALLNTRIHQFAKRQETWFRKMEKNGVRINWLNRPDVEAALSLMMNEGDD
- a CDS encoding ABC transporter ATP-binding protein, with the translated sequence MTEAETILEIRELSSHFETERGIVRAVDEVSLKIGAGQTVAVVGESGCGKTVLALSILRLLPSPPGRIAGGEVLLQGINLLDLSEDEMRKVRGRDISMIFQEPMTSLNPVFPIGEQIAEVFRLHQEMGRREAHMNSVDMLRLVGIPSPEKRVSDYPHQMSGGMRQRVMIAIAMACSPRVMLADEPTTALDVTIQAQIIELILSLQQRTGTSVLLITHDLGVVSEAADFAFVMYAGRIVESAPAKELLISPLHPYTNGLINSLPGRKAALGRDIFLKAIPGMVPPLYDLPSGCRFQGRCAEALPICREEEPLLKEVAPGRSCRCWRH
- a CDS encoding ATP-binding cassette domain-containing protein, whose translation is MNQKLLEIIELKKSFGARSGFFQGNDNIVRAVDGVTLQVKRAETLGLVGESGCGKSTLARLIVRLDEPTEGSILFDNEDIFKLKGARLKEYRRSVQMIFQDPYSSLNPRRTAGDIIEEPLKIHNLSAKGEGGRKLREMAQLVGLNEEQLKRYPHEFSGGQRQRIGIARALILRPRLIIADEPVSSLDLSVQAQILNLLKSLQNDLELTYLFITHDFGVVQHMSDRIAVMYLGKIVELGATAQVCEAPVHPYTQALISAVPEIDPAKNIKKSAATADFDSTHIYSNGCSFFPRCPCREDICAKQSPILEECGPEHRAACHKTDKKKLAFAKKRC
- a CDS encoding cold-shock protein; its protein translation is MAEGKVKWFNEKKGFGFIENDEGGDVFVHFSAITGDGFKTLYEGQRISFDIEQGKKGPAAVNVKPL
- a CDS encoding leucyl aminopeptidase, which produces MKIQVIEGRLATHNTEAAVFVYFEDESLPAGATSFLDESLGREIQDIIGLGDFKGKFNEITVAYTHDNVSVKRIVSVGLGKRTDFSLERLRGAFAKAAQHIRSINVTEFSTALAFDDLRMPTDAAAEGVTEGVILGLYRYLPFKTVDRKDEQKIASFKIFINKGDLKTVRAAVKRAEIIANAVNFARDLVSAPGNEMTPTDLANAAQENLKGKNISFSVLNEAKMRKLGMNALLGVASGSHQPPKMIVAEYRGGKKSELPLALVGKGITFDSGGISIKPSENLDRMKTDMAGGAAVIATIRAASELSLPLNLIGIVPATENLPGGKAYKPGDILRSLSGQTIEVVNTDAEGRVILADALTYASRFKPAAIIDLATLTGACIVALGDEVIGMMGTDAELKGLIKEAAAVTGEKVWELPLGEQYDEMIKSDVADYKNSGGRTGGAITAATFLGKFVGGGKWVHLDIAGPSWFEKAKPYIPKGASGIGVRLLVQLLRNMTTEKQ